In Paraburkholderia flava, one genomic interval encodes:
- a CDS encoding CpaF family protein, whose amino-acid sequence MAKDIEFADDAPAFAHSQQFQDIKNAAHEHLLTRIEELGAEFGRWSRSAINQFVDLEMDSFVRLRRIPINESEVRLIAEALTKELAGFGPIEDLLNDPAVEDILVNGYNDVYVSRHGILAKIQVRFADNAHLLRIVRRILAPIGRRLDESNPMVDARLPDGGRVNVVIEPLSIDGPIVSIRKFRKDPLRPDDLLGNGTYNPEIGALLEAAVQARCNVLVSGGTSSGKTSLLNALAFHIPEVERVVTIEDTAELSLNHPHVVRLESRPGGFDGTGVVSIRDLLRNTLRMRPDRIIVGEVRGGEVLEMLQAMNTGHDGSMGTVHASSPRECLYRLEMLAGFAGFQGTESSLRRQIANAIDFIVQIGRLSNGRRRILSVTEVTGLSDNIIATQELYRYEPVTTQDGEEIDKWESLGIHPHSPKLARFRQALGGGQSGAGGGGFGGGFGGGFNV is encoded by the coding sequence ATGGCAAAAGATATCGAATTTGCCGACGACGCGCCTGCATTCGCGCATAGCCAGCAGTTCCAGGACATCAAGAACGCGGCGCACGAACATCTGCTCACGCGTATCGAGGAACTTGGCGCGGAGTTCGGCCGCTGGTCGCGCAGCGCGATCAACCAGTTCGTCGACCTGGAAATGGACAGCTTCGTGAGGCTGCGCCGGATTCCGATCAACGAGAGCGAAGTGCGGTTGATCGCCGAGGCGTTGACGAAGGAGCTCGCGGGCTTCGGTCCGATTGAGGATCTGCTGAACGATCCTGCTGTCGAGGACATTCTCGTCAACGGCTACAACGACGTGTACGTGTCGCGTCACGGCATCCTCGCGAAGATCCAGGTGCGCTTCGCCGACAACGCGCACCTGCTGCGGATCGTGCGACGCATCCTTGCACCGATCGGCCGGCGGCTCGACGAATCGAACCCGATGGTCGACGCGCGGCTGCCGGACGGCGGACGTGTCAACGTCGTGATCGAACCGCTGTCGATCGACGGACCGATCGTATCGATCCGGAAGTTCCGCAAAGATCCGCTGCGGCCAGACGACCTGCTCGGTAACGGCACCTACAACCCCGAGATCGGCGCGCTGCTCGAAGCCGCGGTACAGGCACGCTGCAACGTGCTCGTGTCGGGTGGGACGAGTTCGGGCAAGACGTCGCTGCTCAATGCGCTTGCGTTTCACATTCCTGAAGTCGAGCGCGTCGTCACGATCGAAGATACCGCCGAGCTGTCGCTGAATCACCCGCACGTCGTGCGGCTCGAGAGCCGGCCAGGTGGTTTCGACGGCACCGGTGTCGTGTCGATCCGCGATCTTTTGCGCAACACGCTGCGGATGCGGCCGGACCGCATCATCGTCGGCGAAGTGCGCGGTGGTGAAGTGCTTGAAATGCTGCAGGCGATGAACACCGGTCACGATGGGTCGATGGGCACGGTGCACGCGAGTTCGCCGCGCGAATGTCTGTACCGGCTCGAAATGCTTGCGGGCTTCGCGGGCTTTCAGGGCACCGAGTCGAGCTTGCGTCGGCAGATCGCGAACGCGATCGACTTCATCGTGCAGATCGGGCGGTTGTCGAATGGCCGGCGCCGTATTCTGTCCGTGACCGAAGTGACGGGTCTGTCCGACAACATCATCGCGACTCAGGAGCTGTATCGCTATGAGCCGGTGACCACGCAGGACGGCGAAGAGATCGACAAGTGGGAATCGCTCGGCATCCATCCGCATTCGCCGAAGCTGGCGCGCTTCCGTCAGGCGTTGGGCGGTGGACAGAGTGGTGCTGGCGGTGGTGGTTTTGGCGGTGGGTTCGGCGGAGGCTTCAATGTCTAG
- a CDS encoding fimbrial protein, with translation MNARTYSLTERAITDYFVFASLADEHVRWLAGTLVAVGAVEAATLDPAQLTQRIASLNPSVVFIDFSGGRAAAASVAASAARTAYPGMQIVAVGSLTEPESALAALRAGVRDFIDLSAPAEDALRITRQAIDNLVEPVSRHGRIVALLGARVGMGVSTLAANLAVLLQRRDAPQGRQAALLDLGLPQGDGTLLLNTRSEFSFVEAVRNLRRFDQTFVHTALSRHASGLALTTLPPNLADMREVSYSASVSLLNRLRAFFDQQIVDLGGFTNNEFIAQVVKAADETWLVCDQGVASIVSAAAVLDGLREESIEMDNVRLIVNKYEPEFSLTAAQIVQRLEVPLLAMLPERRVALGQAANQGQLLADAAARDPYIRALEPLVERLGGAAQAAASSRSRAALDALRRFIPTSPKRS, from the coding sequence ATGAACGCGAGAACGTATTCGTTGACTGAACGCGCGATCACCGACTATTTCGTGTTCGCCTCGCTTGCGGACGAGCACGTGCGTTGGCTCGCGGGAACGCTCGTCGCGGTCGGCGCCGTCGAGGCGGCGACGCTCGATCCCGCGCAGCTCACGCAGCGGATCGCGTCGCTGAATCCGTCGGTGGTGTTCATCGACTTTTCGGGCGGCCGTGCGGCCGCCGCAAGTGTCGCCGCAAGCGCGGCGCGTACAGCCTATCCGGGCATGCAGATCGTCGCGGTCGGTTCGCTCACCGAGCCGGAGAGTGCGCTCGCTGCGCTGCGCGCCGGCGTGCGCGATTTCATCGATCTGTCCGCACCGGCTGAAGACGCGCTGCGCATCACGCGTCAGGCGATCGATAACCTCGTCGAGCCAGTGAGCCGTCACGGTCGCATCGTCGCGCTGCTCGGTGCCCGCGTCGGCATGGGCGTGAGCACGCTCGCCGCGAATCTCGCGGTGCTGCTGCAAAGACGCGATGCGCCGCAAGGCCGTCAGGCCGCGCTGCTCGATCTCGGGTTGCCGCAAGGCGACGGCACGCTGCTGCTGAATACGCGCAGCGAGTTCAGTTTTGTCGAGGCTGTGCGCAATCTGCGTCGCTTCGATCAGACGTTCGTGCACACCGCGCTGTCGCGGCACGCGAGCGGGCTCGCGTTGACGACGCTGCCGCCGAATCTCGCCGATATGCGCGAGGTGTCGTACTCCGCGTCGGTGAGTCTGCTGAACCGGCTGCGTGCATTCTTCGATCAGCAGATCGTCGACCTCGGCGGGTTTACTAACAACGAGTTCATCGCGCAGGTCGTGAAGGCCGCCGACGAAACGTGGCTGGTCTGCGACCAGGGCGTTGCGTCGATCGTATCGGCGGCGGCGGTGCTCGACGGGCTGCGTGAAGAATCGATCGAGATGGACAACGTCCGGCTCATCGTCAACAAGTACGAACCGGAATTCAGTCTGACGGCCGCGCAGATCGTGCAGCGGCTCGAAGTGCCGCTGCTCGCGATGCTGCCCGAGCGGCGCGTCGCACTCGGGCAGGCGGCGAACCAGGGGCAATTGCTGGCCGACGCGGCCGCGCGCGATCCGTACATCCGCGCGCTGGAGCCGCTCGTCGAACGGCTGGGCGGCGCGGCGCAGGCCGCGGCGTCCTCGCGTAGCCGGGCTGCGCTCGACGCGCTCAGGCGTTTCATTCCAACCTCACCAAAGCGGTCATAG
- a CDS encoding type II and III secretion system protein family protein, whose amino-acid sequence MRKRISEYVALVALWVAASFVVSSTGEAAGMPQALDIVVGSQQVIASGHTLRRIAIGDPTVADVLIIKGDKAGGVLLIGKSPGTTNLMLWERGTDTPLAYTVNVVTAASRTLLGPGAPNVKMLGDSALISGSASSMEQHQRAVAVAQIEAAQRASLKGGKDAGSSGGKSGGDSGGSGGASGGGDNSTIYDTSTVATRSVVQVDVRVVEFSRQVLKQLGLNILKSSGGFTFGSFSPSSLTSATFGAQPQFQSTAPIASAFNLVFNSATHGISADLSLMEGNNLARVLAEPTLVALSGQSASFLAGGEIPIPVPQGLGTTSIQFKPYGVGLTLTPTVLSPQRIALKIAPEASQLDFTNAVTINGVTVPALTTRRTDTTVELGDGESFLIGGLIDRETVSSVNKVPLLGDLPIIGAFFKQLSYSQNDKELVIIVTPHLVSPIAKGAALPTTPGEQSEQRNGHVWGSVIGGVFSSDPAPGFSK is encoded by the coding sequence ATGAGAAAACGGATTTCCGAGTACGTCGCGTTGGTGGCACTGTGGGTAGCGGCATCGTTCGTCGTCAGCTCGACGGGCGAGGCCGCGGGCATGCCACAGGCGCTCGACATCGTCGTCGGTTCCCAACAGGTGATCGCGAGCGGCCACACGCTGCGTCGTATCGCGATCGGCGATCCGACCGTCGCCGACGTGCTGATCATCAAGGGCGACAAGGCGGGCGGTGTCCTGCTGATCGGCAAGTCGCCGGGCACCACGAACCTGATGCTGTGGGAGCGCGGCACTGATACGCCGCTCGCGTACACCGTGAATGTCGTAACTGCTGCATCGCGTACGCTGCTCGGTCCTGGTGCGCCGAACGTCAAGATGCTTGGCGATTCCGCATTGATCTCCGGTTCGGCATCGTCGATGGAGCAGCATCAGCGTGCAGTCGCGGTTGCGCAGATCGAAGCAGCTCAGCGTGCATCGTTAAAGGGCGGCAAGGATGCGGGTTCGTCAGGCGGCAAGTCGGGCGGAGACTCCGGTGGATCGGGGGGCGCAAGTGGCGGTGGCGACAACAGCACGATCTACGACACGTCGACCGTCGCTACGCGTTCGGTCGTTCAGGTCGACGTCCGCGTCGTGGAATTCAGCCGTCAGGTGTTGAAGCAGCTCGGCCTGAATATCCTGAAGAGCAGCGGGGGCTTCACGTTTGGTTCGTTTTCGCCGTCGTCGCTGACTTCCGCGACGTTCGGCGCGCAGCCGCAGTTCCAGTCGACGGCGCCGATCGCTTCCGCGTTCAACCTTGTATTCAATTCGGCGACGCACGGCATCTCGGCGGACCTGAGTCTGATGGAAGGTAACAATCTTGCACGGGTGCTTGCGGAACCGACGCTTGTCGCGTTGTCCGGGCAGAGCGCGAGTTTCCTCGCGGGTGGCGAGATTCCGATTCCGGTGCCGCAAGGACTCGGCACGACGTCGATCCAGTTCAAACCATACGGCGTCGGTCTGACGTTGACGCCCACCGTGTTGAGCCCGCAGCGCATCGCGCTGAAGATCGCGCCCGAAGCGAGCCAGCTCGACTTCACGAACGCAGTGACGATCAACGGCGTCACCGTGCCGGCACTCACAACGCGCCGTACCGACACCACCGTCGAACTCGGCGACGGCGAGAGTTTCCTGATCGGTGGCTTGATCGATCGCGAGACGGTATCGAGCGTGAACAAGGTGCCGTTGCTAGGCGATCTGCCGATCATCGGGGCGTTCTTCAAACAACTGAGCTACTCGCAGAACGACAAGGAACTCGTGATCATCGTGACGCCGCATCTGGTGTCGCCGATCGCGAAGGGCGCTGCGTTGCCGACGACACCCGGCGAGCAGAGCGAACAGCGCAACGGACACGTGTGGGGTTCAGTCATTGGTGGCGTGTTTTCGAGCGACCCCGCGCCAGGATTTTCAAAATGA
- the cpaB gene encoding Flp pilus assembly protein CpaB: MMPKLTRILAGVLILLALLLGIFAWMLSRKPAPTPAATTAQASYSVVVAAHPLTAGKPITAEDLRVQSLPINPGGAFTDPTLLVGRIPSGDIGADSPVLEAQLSSGMAEQIQPGERALAVRVDDGNAVGNRLRPGNLVDVFFTLKRDNAMAGTGEIGQTQARLLISKVRVLAFGNATAGNDSAGDPNGLVRTAVLAMPVADVDRVTLAEASGHLVLALRNPRDDDVIDANAFPPLPEVIKTAIHAPGDKAGGSLGSTATDSTRAAAGIALDSLAGGPGNARTPVAPTHVAAPVVRAARSGGGIEVIRGGRSETVAQ; encoded by the coding sequence ATCATGCCGAAACTGACCCGGATCCTCGCAGGCGTATTGATCCTGCTGGCATTGCTGCTTGGCATCTTCGCGTGGATGCTGTCGCGCAAGCCGGCGCCTACGCCTGCTGCGACCACGGCGCAGGCAAGCTATTCCGTCGTCGTCGCCGCGCATCCGCTAACGGCCGGTAAGCCGATCACGGCGGAGGATCTGCGCGTGCAGTCGCTGCCAATCAATCCCGGTGGCGCATTCACGGACCCGACGCTACTCGTCGGACGGATTCCCTCCGGTGACATCGGTGCCGATTCGCCGGTGCTCGAAGCCCAACTGTCGTCGGGGATGGCAGAGCAGATCCAGCCCGGCGAACGCGCGCTCGCTGTGCGTGTCGACGATGGCAACGCGGTCGGCAACCGGCTGCGGCCTGGCAATCTCGTCGATGTGTTCTTCACATTGAAGCGCGATAACGCGATGGCGGGTACCGGCGAGATTGGGCAGACCCAGGCACGTCTGCTGATCTCGAAGGTGCGCGTGCTCGCATTCGGCAACGCGACTGCCGGCAACGATAGTGCTGGCGATCCGAATGGCCTCGTGCGTACGGCGGTGCTTGCAATGCCGGTCGCCGACGTCGACCGTGTGACACTTGCCGAAGCGTCAGGACATCTCGTGCTCGCATTACGTAATCCGCGTGATGACGATGTAATCGATGCCAACGCATTCCCACCGCTACCAGAGGTGATCAAGACCGCGATACACGCACCCGGCGACAAGGCAGGAGGGAGTCTGGGCAGCACAGCGACCGACTCCACGCGCGCAGCCGCGGGCATCGCACTCGACTCGCTGGCAGGCGGACCCGGCAATGCGCGTACGCCCGTCGCTCCGACGCACGTCGCGGCACCGGTCGTGCGGGCCGCGCGTTCGGGAGGAGGAATCGAAGTGATACGGGGTGGGCGTTCCGAGACGGTCGCTCAATAG
- a CDS encoding TadE/TadG family type IV pilus assembly protein, with amino-acid sequence MKDAAMCHSRHRSQQCGVSGRTQRGATAVEFALVFPLFFTVLYAIVTYSLIFVAQQNLTLASEEGARAALNYQKATTVAAAVGLRAAAACTTATNMITGLIGNSTCTPTPTACSFDATMQCITVTLTYNYATHPLVPTLPLFNLVLPNTLTSTATVQLNPVTLL; translated from the coding sequence ATGAAAGACGCCGCGATGTGCCACTCGCGTCATCGCTCGCAGCAGTGCGGTGTCTCCGGGCGCACGCAACGCGGCGCGACGGCTGTCGAATTCGCGCTGGTGTTTCCACTGTTCTTCACAGTGTTATACGCGATCGTCACTTACAGCCTGATCTTCGTCGCGCAGCAGAACCTGACGCTTGCGAGCGAAGAGGGTGCGCGTGCCGCGCTGAACTATCAGAAGGCAACCACTGTAGCCGCGGCGGTCGGTCTGCGTGCGGCGGCGGCATGCACGACTGCGACCAATATGATCACAGGGCTGATTGGCAACTCGACCTGCACGCCGACGCCGACTGCCTGTTCATTCGACGCGACGATGCAATGCATCACGGTCACGCTGACCTACAACTACGCGACCCATCCGCTCGTGCCGACCTTGCCGCTATTTAATCTGGTGCTCCCCAACACGTTGACTAGCACCGCGACTGTTCAACTCAACCCTGTGACCCTACTGTGA
- a CDS encoding A24 family peptidase, with product MSASISNFLFVAWVMAVAVSDCRSRRVSNTLVAAGLVAALASAFLFHGPFGLTPMQAVTGMIVGLAALLPFYMLGVMGGADVKVFAVLGAWCGIHALLTLWIVASLIAAVHAIALLVITRTRVSSLVQQGARTFQVAGHRSTPYAACLSVPAIALLAIRASGGGV from the coding sequence ATGAGTGCCTCAATCAGCAACTTTCTGTTCGTTGCCTGGGTGATGGCGGTCGCGGTTAGCGACTGTCGCAGCCGGCGTGTATCGAACACGCTCGTCGCCGCCGGCCTCGTTGCCGCGCTCGCGAGCGCATTTCTATTTCACGGTCCGTTCGGTCTTACGCCAATGCAGGCAGTGACTGGCATGATCGTCGGTCTCGCCGCGTTGCTGCCGTTCTACATGCTTGGTGTAATGGGTGGCGCGGACGTCAAGGTCTTTGCGGTGCTTGGTGCGTGGTGCGGCATTCACGCATTGCTCACGCTGTGGATTGTCGCGAGCCTGATCGCGGCGGTGCATGCGATCGCACTGCTCGTGATTACGCGTACACGCGTCTCGTCACTGGTACAGCAGGGCGCGCGCACGTTCCAAGTGGCAGGCCATCGCTCGACACCCTACGCCGCATGTCTGTCCGTACCGGCGATCGCGTTACTTGCGATCCGCGCGAGCGGAGGAGGTGTTTGA
- a CDS encoding Flp family type IVb pilin gives MKKFITTFLRDNNGVTAIEYGLLAGLIAVVLVSSISGVEKALSTTFSSIVNALTPTSAGGGS, from the coding sequence ATGAAAAAGTTCATCACTACGTTCCTGAGAGATAACAACGGGGTTACGGCCATCGAATACGGCCTCCTCGCGGGGTTGATCGCTGTCGTTCTCGTGTCGTCGATCAGCGGTGTGGAAAAGGCACTCTCCACCACGTTCAGCAGTATCGTCAACGCCCTCACCCCCACTTCGGCAGGCGGCGGCAGCTAA
- a CDS encoding collagen-like triple helix repeat-containing protein, which produces MNIQTTYNGFRITIIAAAAAAMLSLSACGGSGTISQGTGGNGSGSGSDGGTLTTGGNGTGSGATAGNGGGSGSGTGTGTGTGTGGTGGTGTGTGTTPVANAIGTVVGNTGNVVTDVGSTVSGIGSVIASQNLPIVSSATTQAAGGVVQSVGSAVSTLGNGVAQGLGQLGTGGNAVGTTVSSLGGVVSNLGGAVSKTGDLVTSLGSGPLAPLSALTTPLGGVVNTLGGAVTNAGGTLTNVLSTGPVQQITSTVSSAITPITSMVASTTQTVGTVTGLGAPLNGLLGTIGGGLGTAGKLLASTGGNPVTTGLGNVVTDTGKIVSSAGGLLVGGTAGSNPLAPITGILGGLGGLGEGTSSGSGPLAPITGLLGGLTGGSSSGSPLSPITGLLGGLTGGSSSGNPLSPITGLLGGLTGGSSSGNPLSPVTGLLGGLTGGSGNSGGPLAPVTGLLSGVTGALSGVAGGTSGSAGGPLGPVTGLLSGVTGALSGVAGGTSGSSGGPLGPVSGLLSAVTGALGGVAATAAPAATASTNTVASTGISATSGSGGSSSNLLAPVTSLVGGLLGALGGKK; this is translated from the coding sequence ATGAACATTCAAACGACTTATAACGGGTTCCGGATAACGATCATTGCGGCCGCAGCTGCAGCGATGCTTTCTCTCAGCGCCTGCGGCGGCTCGGGCACGATCAGCCAGGGCACAGGCGGCAACGGCAGTGGTAGCGGTTCCGACGGCGGCACGCTCACGACGGGCGGCAACGGCACGGGTTCCGGCGCGACCGCAGGCAACGGCGGCGGCTCGGGCAGCGGAACGGGAACCGGCACTGGAACGGGTACAGGTGGTACCGGCGGCACGGGAACAGGCACGGGCACCACACCGGTTGCGAACGCAATCGGTACGGTGGTCGGCAACACAGGTAACGTCGTCACGGATGTCGGCTCGACGGTGTCGGGCATCGGCAGCGTGATCGCTTCGCAGAATCTTCCGATCGTCAGTTCGGCAACCACGCAGGCCGCAGGCGGTGTCGTGCAGAGCGTTGGCTCCGCTGTGTCGACGCTCGGCAACGGCGTCGCGCAAGGTCTCGGACAACTCGGCACAGGTGGCAACGCGGTGGGCACGACGGTGTCGAGCCTCGGCGGTGTCGTCAGCAATCTCGGCGGTGCGGTGTCGAAGACCGGCGATCTCGTCACGAGCCTCGGCAGCGGCCCGCTCGCTCCGCTCTCCGCATTGACCACGCCGCTCGGTGGCGTCGTCAACACACTCGGCGGTGCAGTGACGAACGCCGGCGGCACGCTTACCAATGTGCTGTCGACGGGTCCGGTGCAACAGATCACGTCGACGGTCAGCTCGGCCATCACGCCGATCACGTCGATGGTCGCGTCGACGACGCAGACCGTCGGCACCGTGACGGGTCTCGGCGCTCCGCTCAACGGTCTGCTCGGCACGATCGGCGGCGGCCTCGGCACGGCCGGCAAGCTGCTCGCATCGACGGGCGGCAATCCGGTCACGACGGGCCTCGGCAACGTCGTCACCGACACCGGCAAGATCGTCTCGTCGGCCGGCGGTCTGCTCGTCGGCGGTACTGCGGGATCGAATCCGCTTGCGCCGATCACCGGCATCCTCGGTGGCCTTGGCGGTCTGGGCGAAGGCACCAGCAGCGGCAGCGGCCCGCTCGCTCCGATCACCGGTCTGCTCGGTGGACTCACAGGCGGTTCCAGCAGCGGTAGCCCGCTCTCTCCGATTACAGGTCTTCTCGGTGGTCTCACCGGCGGCTCCAGTAGCGGCAACCCGCTCTCCCCGATCACCGGTCTTCTCGGTGGCCTCACTGGTGGCTCCAGCAGCGGCAACCCGCTCTCGCCAGTCACGGGTCTGCTCGGTGGCTTGACCGGCGGTAGCGGCAACAGCGGTGGTCCGCTCGCCCCGGTCACCGGCCTGCTCTCTGGCGTCACGGGTGCCTTGAGCGGTGTTGCAGGCGGCACGTCGGGTAGCGCGGGTGGTCCGCTCGGCCCGGTCACGGGTCTGCTCTCCGGCGTCACCGGTGCACTGAGTGGCGTTGCAGGCGGTACGTCGGGTAGCTCGGGCGGTCCGCTCGGTCCGGTGAGCGGTCTGCTGTCGGCGGTGACGGGTGCACTCGGCGGTGTCGCGGCAACAGCCGCACCGGCCGCGACTGCATCGACGAACACCGTGGCATCGACCGGCATCTCCGCAACGAGCGGCAGCGGCGGCAGCTCGTCGAACCTGCTGGCTCCGGTGACGTCGCTCGTCGGCGGTCTGCTCGGCGCGCTCGGAGGCAAGAAGTAA
- a CDS encoding collagen-like triple helix repeat-containing protein, translating to MSNQRLSISHAARVTLASLRLPLSAIAVACVLAACGGSSVNAPPSAGGGNTTPPPNNGGGTTPVTNTGTAGVVTTAAKTVNDLGSTIGSIAIPGLSPQVTQGLGNSVSATSNTLTSLANTVSSGLGQIGTTANPVGTTVAGLGSVVSTTSGVVQGLSTTVAGLGTGTLAPLSPVTTPVAGLLSTVANGVNAGGTTLGNVLGSAPIQQITQPISTAITPIVQTAGLITQTVGTQTGLGAPVGGLLAQIGGAVKSAGTTIGGTTNNVLGADVGNLVGSLGNTITNAGGLVNPNGPNGAAPIPGLITSLLGSTSVSVANGPPSNSNPLSPLQGALASLGLGTNPLGSVTSLLGGTSGSNPLSPVTSLLGGLTGGLSSSTGGSNPLGSITSLLGGATSGSGGNLLSPLTSLLGGVTSGAGGGNLLSPVTSLLGGVTSGTGTGSSGSNPLGAVTGLLGGVTGGSSGGSAAGGLLAPITGLVGGLTGALGSATGSGTTTGGGSLLGGLLPVAHK from the coding sequence ATGTCCAACCAACGGCTCTCTATCTCTCACGCGGCTCGCGTGACGCTTGCATCGCTGCGTCTGCCGCTCAGCGCCATCGCGGTGGCATGCGTGCTCGCCGCGTGCGGCGGCAGCAGTGTCAACGCACCGCCCAGCGCGGGTGGCGGCAACACGACACCCCCGCCGAACAACGGCGGCGGCACCACGCCGGTCACGAACACAGGAACCGCCGGTGTCGTCACGACAGCAGCGAAGACGGTCAACGATCTCGGCAGCACGATCGGTTCGATCGCGATCCCGGGTCTCAGCCCGCAGGTCACGCAAGGGCTCGGCAACAGCGTGTCGGCCACGAGCAACACGCTGACGTCGCTCGCGAACACGGTCAGCAGCGGGCTCGGTCAGATCGGCACGACGGCGAATCCGGTCGGCACGACGGTCGCGGGACTCGGCTCGGTCGTCAGCACGACGTCGGGTGTCGTGCAGGGTCTCAGCACCACCGTCGCCGGACTCGGCACCGGCACGCTCGCGCCGCTGTCGCCGGTCACGACGCCGGTCGCCGGCCTGCTCAGCACGGTCGCGAACGGTGTCAACGCAGGCGGCACGACGCTCGGCAACGTGCTCGGCTCGGCACCGATCCAGCAGATCACGCAACCGATCAGCACCGCGATCACACCGATCGTGCAAACGGCCGGCCTGATCACGCAGACGGTCGGCACGCAGACGGGTCTCGGTGCACCAGTCGGCGGTCTGCTCGCGCAGATCGGCGGCGCGGTGAAGTCGGCGGGTACGACGATCGGCGGCACGACGAACAACGTGCTCGGCGCGGACGTCGGCAACCTCGTCGGCTCGCTCGGCAACACGATCACCAACGCAGGCGGCCTCGTCAATCCGAATGGGCCGAACGGCGCTGCGCCGATCCCCGGTCTGATCACGAGCCTGCTCGGCAGCACGAGCGTGAGCGTCGCGAACGGTCCGCCGTCGAATAGCAATCCGTTGAGCCCGCTGCAAGGCGCGCTCGCGAGCCTCGGACTCGGCACCAACCCGCTCGGCTCGGTGACGTCGCTGCTCGGCGGCACGTCGGGCAGCAATCCGCTGAGCCCGGTCACGTCGTTGCTGGGTGGTCTGACGGGCGGTCTGTCGTCGAGCACCGGCGGCAGCAATCCGCTGGGTTCGATCACGTCGCTGCTCGGCGGCGCAACGTCGGGTTCCGGCGGCAATCTGCTGAGCCCATTGACGTCGCTGCTGGGTGGTGTAACGTCGGGTGCGGGTGGCGGCAATCTGTTGAGCCCGGTGACCTCGTTGCTCGGCGGCGTAACGTCGGGCACGGGCACAGGTAGCAGCGGCTCGAACCCGCTCGGCGCTGTGACGGGTCTGCTGGGTGGTGTGACTGGTGGTTCGTCGGGTGGCTCGGCGGCAGGCGGTCTGCTGGCACCGATCACCGGCCTGGTAGGTGGGCTGACCGGCGCACTCGGCTCGGCAACGGGCTCGGGCACGACGACTGGCGGTGGCTCGCTTCTGGGTGGTCTGCTTCCCGTAGCACACAAGTAA